Within Novosphingobium resinovorum, the genomic segment TCAGGTCGTGGGGAAGGCGCCGGTGCGTGGCCTGCGCCCCTTCGAGAAGAAGCTGCGTGGCGGCATGCGCCAGTTCGCGGGTGGGCTGGCGGATCGTGGTCAGCTGCGGCCAGACCATCCGCGCGACCATGGTGTCGTCGAAGCCGACCACCGAGAGGTCGTCGGGCACGCCCAGCCCCATGTCGTGCGCGACGGAGAGCACGCCCGCTGCCATGTCGTCGTTGCTGGCGAAGATCGCGGTGGGGCGGCGCTTGCCCTTGAGGAACCGCTGCGCCGCGGCGACGCCGCTGTCGAAATCGAACTCGCCCGGAGCGATCAGCGCGGGCTCGAACGGCAGCCCCGCGCGGTCTAGCGCGCGGCGGTAGCCGAACAGGCGCTCCTCCGAGGCCATGTGGTTGGAGTGCCCCTTCACGAAGCCGATGTGGCGATGGCCGCGCGCGATGAGGTAGCTGGTCATGTCGTCCGCCGCCTGCGCATCGTCCATGAAGACCGAGGAGGTCATCGCATGGTTGGTTCCCGGCGAGATGCGCACGAAGGGAATATCCATGCCTTCCAGCGCCTTGAGCACCGGCACGCAGTCCGTCACGGGGGAGGACAGGACGATGCCGTCGACATGCGTTTCGGTGACGAGGCCGCGCACCTGCTCGCCCACCAGCGGGTCGGCCACGTCCACCGGCTGCGCGAGGAGGCGCGAGCCGTTCTGCTGGCAGGCTTCCCAGCAGCCCATCTGGATCTGGTTCATGTAGTAGGGGCTGTGGTTGTCGTAGATCAGCGCGATCTGGCCCGACTTGGTGCCCGCCAGAATGCGCGCGGCGACGCTCGGCCGGAAGCCGAGTTCCTGCATCGCCTTTTCGACGCGCTCCTTGGTGTCGGTGCTGACGTAGCGGTGCCCGTTCAGCACGCGGCTGACCGTCTTGATCGATACGCCCGCCAGCGCCGAGACGTCCTTGATGTTGGACCGTTCGCTCATGTGCTCTCCCCCGTGCACGACGCAGGTATCCCGCCCCATCGTCCGTCATTGCGAGCGAAGCGAAGCAACCCAGGGCGGCTTGCGCACGCGCTGGATTGCTTCGCCCCTGCGGGGCTCGCAATGACGAGGGAGGGGGGAGGTGTCGTCATGCCTTCAACGACGCGAAGAGAGGCGCGAACTTGCTGCTGGGCAAGTAGAAAACGGGCGGCTGGCTATAGGGCGCGGCCACGGTATGCGTGCCGGGGGCGAAGTCCTCGCCGGTCCAGAGGTGACGCCACGGTGTGTCGCCGGGCAGGATGACCTTGCGCTGCGTCGCCTCGGCCTCGACGATCGGCGCCACCAGCATGTCGGCACCGTAGAGGTACTGGTCCTGCACGCTGAACAGCGCGTCCTCGAAGTAGTGCAGGAACAGCGGGCGCTGCACGGGCAGACCGGTCGCCACGGCCTCGTCGCTGAGGTGGCGGACATAAGGCGCCAGCGCCTTGTGGACGCGCGACATCGCTGCGAACTGACCGAGGAGTTCCGGGCTGGAATCGATCTGCAGGTTGTCGTCCGGGCGGTTGCCCTCGTGGCTGCGCATCACCGGCGAGAACGCGCCCAGTTCGCACCAGCGCATCATCAGGTCGGCGGTGCGGACATTGCCGTGAAGGCTGGTGTAGCCGCCCACGTCGCTGTGCGAATAGGCATTGCCGACCAGCCCCGCCGACAGCGCGGCGGTGAGCACGGTGTTGATGCCGTCATGCCTTGTGAAGTCCACCGACTGGTCGCCCGCCCACAGCAAGGGGCAATGGGCCTGCACGCCCGAGAACCCGGCGCGCATGAAGAACACCGCCTCGCCGGTCTTGCCGCGCGATGCCACGGCGCGCGCGTTCGCTTCGGCCCAGAGCACGGGCCAGCGGTTGTGCATCAGCATCGGGTCGCTGCCGTCGTGGAGGCGCAGATCGACGGGCAGGTACTCGCCGAAGTCCGCCATCCAGCCCGAAAGGCCGAAGTCCAGCATCTCGCGCCCGATCACGCGGTCGGCGAACCAGTCGAGCGCGGCGGGGTTGGTGAAGTCCACCACGCCGCAGTCGAACTCGCCGAAATCGACGAGGTAGACCGCGTCCGAATCCTGCCGCAGCGCGAGATAGCCCAGCGCCTCGGCCTCGGCGTACTGCTTGCCGTCATTGGCGAGGTAGGGGTTCACGTACCCGAGGAAGCGCACGCCTTTCTCCGCCAGCGCGGCGATGCGGGCGGGCAGTTCGGGATAGCGCGCCTCGTTCCACGACCAGTCCCAGAACAGGCGGCGGCCGAAGCTGGTCTGGCGGATGCCGATCCAGTCCTCGCACCACAGGCCGGAGACTTCGGCGCCCGCGTCCATGATCTTCTCGAGACGCGCGAAGCTGACGTCGCCTTCCTTGAGGCCGACAATGGCGCCGCCAATCGCCCAGTCGGGCAGGGCAGGCTGGCGGCCGAAGCGGCTGGAAAGCGCGCCGACCA encodes:
- a CDS encoding alpha-glucosidase, which gives rise to MAHGTGNVSLTFDVREDGFACLLAGRAVLRGSADSPAFAVAHGAAEVEMVRGNFAISDAPTGRVELGFAALDGADIVLSASAGAAPMLRVSVKGDSLDIAVLDPAYDRVWVDLAAQPGEHAWGGGEQMSYLDLSGRRFPIWTSEPGVGRDKSTELTRLMDQNGMAGGDYWWTNYPQPTFLTSGLWACHLGSSAYSVLDFTDAARHRIEVWEGAFTLEFFAADDLPALVGALSSRFGRQPALPDWAIGGAIVGLKEGDVSFARLEKIMDAGAEVSGLWCEDWIGIRQTSFGRRLFWDWSWNEARYPELPARIAALAEKGVRFLGYVNPYLANDGKQYAEAEALGYLALRQDSDAVYLVDFGEFDCGVVDFTNPAALDWFADRVIGREMLDFGLSGWMADFGEYLPVDLRLHDGSDPMLMHNRWPVLWAEANARAVASRGKTGEAVFFMRAGFSGVQAHCPLLWAGDQSVDFTRHDGINTVLTAALSAGLVGNAYSHSDVGGYTSLHGNVRTADLMMRWCELGAFSPVMRSHEGNRPDDNLQIDSSPELLGQFAAMSRVHKALAPYVRHLSDEAVATGLPVQRPLFLHYFEDALFSVQDQYLYGADMLVAPIVEAEATQRKVILPGDTPWRHLWTGEDFAPGTHTVAAPYSQPPVFYLPSSKFAPLFASLKA
- a CDS encoding LacI family DNA-binding transcriptional regulator, yielding MSERSNIKDVSALAGVSIKTVSRVLNGHRYVSTDTKERVEKAMQELGFRPSVAARILAGTKSGQIALIYDNHSPYYMNQIQMGCWEACQQNGSRLLAQPVDVADPLVGEQVRGLVTETHVDGIVLSSPVTDCVPVLKALEGMDIPFVRISPGTNHAMTSSVFMDDAQAADDMTSYLIARGHRHIGFVKGHSNHMASEERLFGYRRALDRAGLPFEPALIAPGEFDFDSGVAAAQRFLKGKRRPTAIFASNDDMAAGVLSVAHDMGLGVPDDLSVVGFDDTMVARMVWPQLTTIRQPTRELAHAATQLLLEGAQATHRRLPHDLIERASVARINPDLLS